CCTGCGGGCCGCCGTCCCGCACGCGGCGTCGCCGTGCACGGCCCCGGCCCGCGCCGCCTCGTCGGCCGCATTGCCCGCCAGCGAGAACGCGTACCCGATCAGGACGCACTCCCACACCGCCGCGACGAGCAGCAGGATCAGCGGCACCATGCCGACGAACTCGACGGCCACCTGTCCACGGTCCCGGCTCCGCGCGGCCACGGCCTCACCCCTCCCGGCCCCGGCGGAGCCGGGCCAGTGGTCCGGCCGCCGCCCGTACGGCCAGTTCGGCGGAGGGGGGTTCGGCGGTGGTGGTGGCCGGGGCGGACAGCAGGCCGAGTTCCCCCGCCAGCTTCCACAGAGCCTGCTTGACCGTCGAGCGGTTGTCGAGGTCCTGGACGCGGCCCGCGTCCACCACCGCCTGGAGCTCCTTGAAGGCGGCGGGGACCGGGGTGCGGGTGACCCGGGTCCCGGTGATCTTCTCGATGAGGGCGGGCTGGATCTCGGTGTGCCTGCTCCAGCGGTTGACGACCATCACGGTGTCCTCGGCCTTGCGGACCTGGAGCCGCTCCCACATCCGCACCAGCCGTTTGGCGGCCCGTACCGCGACCACGTCGGGGGTGGTGACCAGGACCGCGACCTCGGCCAGCTCCACGGCGGCCGCGTTCGCCCCGGTGACCTGGGTCCCGCAGTCGATGACGACCAGCTCGTAGCGGGCGCGCAGGGCGGCGATGACGAGCCGGGCGGCCCGTTCGTCGACCTCCTCGCCCCGTTCGCCGTCGCCCGGGGCCAGCAGCAGCGCGAGCCCGGTGCGGTCGTCGTACACGGCGTCCTGGAGGACGCGGGGGGAGATGTCCTGGATCCCGGCGAGGTCGGCGACCGAGCGGCGGAACTGCACGTCGAGGTAAGAACCGACGTCCCCGGCCTGGAGGTCCAGGTCCATCAGGGCCGTACGGCGCCCGGAGGCGGCCGCGGCGAGGGCGAACTGCACCGCCGTGAAGGTGGTCCCGACGCCGCCCTTGGCTCCGGCGACGGTCACCACCCGGCCGCCGGGACCGGACGGCTGCTGCTGGCCACCGCCCAGGTGGCGGCGTACGCCCGCGGACCACTGGGCGGCGGCCTGGACGCGGGCGGCCAGTTCCTCGTAGGTGACGGGCAGTCCGATCAGGCCCCGCGCCCCGGAGTCCATGGCGGCGGAGAACAGGGCGGGCCCGGCGTCGGACGACAGCAGGACCACGCCCACCGCCGGGAAGCGCAGGGCGACCTCCCGGACGAGTTCCAGGGCGGGCAGCGGGCCGATCCGCTCGTGGACGAGGACCACCTCGGGCAGTGCGTCGACGGACTCGGCGGCGAGCCGTGCCAGCGTGTCGAGCAGGGCCGTCGAGTCGGTGACGGGCCCGGCCGGTTCGGCGTCGGGGAGCCGGCCCAGGAGGGTGGCGATGAGGCGGGCGGCGTCCGGGTCGCCGGCCGCGGGGAGGATTCGGGTGCTCATCCGGGCCTCACTTGTCCCCGTCGAGGGTGTACGTGCGGTCGCCCGGGCCGGGGGCCGACTCGGTGCCGGGGGCCACCAGGGCCAGCCGTACGTGCTCCGCGAACGACTCGGCGTACGCGACGCGCTGGGTGTCCTTGGTGTTCAGGGCGAAGGTGATCGGGACCGCCTCGGCGGGGCCCTTCTTGTCGCTGTCCTTGTCCAGGGGGGTGAGCTTGCCGACGTTCAGGACGCGGGCGTTGGCGACGATGATCACCGAGCGGGAGGGATCGGTGTCCTTCGCGCCCTTGAAGGTGGCGATGATGTTGACCTTGGCACCGGAGGTGATCTTGCCGGCCACCCCGGTCGCGGCGTCGATCATGATCGCGATCTCCTGCTCGCCCGGCTGGAGCTGGGGCTTGTCGACGAACATGTCCTCCTGGAGGAGGGAGCCCTTCTTGAGCGTGGTGAGGGCGATCTTGCCCTTGAGCGCGCCGAGGTCGGTGACGGCGGTCTCGGACAGCCATCGCTTGGGGACCTTGACCTCCTCGAACTGGCCCGCGCCGAGGGGGCTGTACGGGGCGATGTCCCCCTTCACGCGGTACGCGACGACCTCGGACCCGACCTTGGAGTTGACGTCGCCGATCACCACGAGGACCCCGGCGAACGCCGCGAGCGCGCACAGGACGGACAGCAGCAGCAGGATGACGCCGCGGCGCTGGCGTGAGTTCATGAGCCGTACTACCTCGCCGTTCTTCGTTCGTTCGGGCCGGTCAGAGTCGGGATCTGGACGGTGCTGCGCTCTGCCCGCCGGCGGGCGGCGGCGCCGGTGGCGGCGCGGTCAGCGGGGCCGAGCAGAAGCCGCAGCGGTCGCCGATGAGTTCCATGCCGCACCAGCGGCACTCCTCGCGGCGGACCGAGGCGACGAGCTGGTAGAGCACGGACGGGTCCGGGATGGCGGCGGCGAACTCGACGAGCTTCGGGGTCGCCCACCAGGCGGCCGAGTCGGCGGGCAGCGGGTTCTCCATGACGCCGGCGACCTGCCAGGCGGGCGCCAGTTCGGCCGCCACCCAGTCGGAGGCGAGCTGGCCGCGGGCGAAGGTGAGGTGCGTGACGAAACCGGGGCCGGGCGGCAGTACGGCGGCGCCGCCCGCGTGCGCACCCGAGGAGGCCGAGGGCGCCAGCCTGGCGAGGTGGGGCGTGGGGTGCGCGAGTACGGCGAACTGGGCACCCGGTGACCAGGAGCGGGCGTGGGCCTTGAGCCCGACCGGCACCCGGTCCAGTTTGGCGACGCTGCCCAGCAGGGCGCCCGCGTAGATGTAGTGGGACAGCAGCCTGGCCGCCGAGGCGAGGACCCCGGGGCTGAACTCGCAGACGCTGAGCTGGCGCAGCTGACGGACCAGCAGGGCGGTGCCCAGCGGGGGCAGGTCGGCCTCGACCAGCGCCATGCGGTCGGTTTCCAGGATGGCCCGTACGGTGTGCAGCCGCCGCACGGTGGCGGCGGGCAGCCAGGACGGTACGACCACCACGAGGTGGCCGTGCGCCTCCAGCAGGGCGGTGGTCTCGGCGAGCGCCCCTTCGAGGTCGAGCTGTCCGGGCGGGCGCAGCACGGCGGCGCCCGGGGTGTGCCGGTCGGGGGCGGGCAGCACCAGGTCGGCGCTGGTGACAGCAATGGCGGTCGGCACGCGAATCCCCCCGTTCACCCCGTACACCGCGGTCTTCGCCCGTCCGTCACGCGGCCTTCACCTGCGCTGCACGGACGGCGCGACCGCACACGACCAGCGCCTTCCCCCCTGCGTCAGCACCATATCCGCGTCGTCCGCGGTGGGGCAGGGCCTTGGTGATTCCCGTGCCGCGAGCACATGTCACAGGTGACCGGAAACCGGGACAACGGGGACCGGACGACAAGGGGAACTGCGCTGATTTCAGGCCAGATTGACAAGAGCCTTGACACCGCGATTGGTCTGGACCAACTTGGCTCCCGGGGGTCCCCCACACGCCCCCGTCACCCCGTTCACATCCCCCTCTCCCCCCACCGGAGCCTTCGTGAACCGCATACGCTCCCTCGCCCTGCCCCTCGCCGCCACGCTCGCCGCCGGCGCCCTGACCGCCGCCGGCGCCGGTACGGCACAAGCCGCCGACGTCAACGTCGCCCGTAACGGAGGCTTCGAGTCCGGCCTGGCCGACTGGTCCTGTTCGGGCGGCAGCGGCGCCGCCGTCACCTCCCCCGTCTTCTCGGGCAGCGGCGCCCTCAGGGCCACCCCGGCCGGCCAGGACGAGGCCCGGTGTTCCCAGACCGTCACGGTCAAGCCGAATTCCACGTACACGCTCAGCGCGCAGGTGCAGGGCTCGTACGTGTACCTCGGCGCGACCGGGACCGGCACCCAGGACGTGTCCACCTGGACCCCGGGGTCCGGCGGCGGCTGGCAGAAGCTGTCCACCACCTTCTCCACCGGGCCGAACACCACCAAGGTCACCGTCTGGACGCACGGCTGGTACGGCCAGCCGGCCTACGTGGCGGACGAGTTCAGCGTCTTCGGCCCGGACGGGGGCGGCGGCACCGACCCCGGTCCGAGCGTCCCGGGGGCGCCCTCGGCGCCCGCCGTTTCCGGTCAGAGCGCGAGCGCCCTCACCCTTTCGTGGAACGCGGTCGGCGGCGCGAGCGGCTACCACGTGTATCAGGACGGCGTCCGCGTCCGGACCGTCACCGCCTCCCCCGTCCAGCTCACCGGGCTCGCCGCCGCCACCTCGTACTCGTTCCAGGTGAGCGCGTACAACGCGGCGGGCGAGGGCCCGAGGTCGGCGGCGGTGACCGGGACCACCACCGGCGGCGGCAACCCGAACCCCAACCCGGCGGTACCCAAGCACGCCCTGACGGGCTACTGGCAGAACTTCAACAACGGTGCGACCGTCCAGAAGATCTCGGACGTCTCCGCCCAGTACGACATCATCGCCGTCTCCTTCGCCGACGCCACGACCACGCCGGGTGCCATCTCCTTCACCCTGGACTCGGCCGGCCTGGGCGGGTACACGCCGGCGCAGTTCAAGGCGGACGTCGCGGCGAAGAAGGCGGCCGGGAAGTCCGTCGTCCTCTCGATCGGCGGCGAGAAGGGCACCATCTCGGTGGGCGACTCCGCCTCCGCGAACAACCTGGCGAACTCGGCGTACGCACTGATGCAGGAGTACGGGTTCAGCGGCATCGACATCGACCTGGAGAACGGCCTCAACCCGACCTACATGACGCAGGCGCTGCGCTCGCTGTCCGCCAAGGCCGGATCGTCGTTCGTGCTGACGATGGCGCCGCAGACGATCGACATGCAGTCGACCGCGGGCGGCTATTTCAAGACGGCCCTGAACGTCAAGGACATCCTGACCGTCGTCAACATGCAGTACTACAACAGCGGCTCGATGAACGGCTGTGACGGCAAGGTCTACTCCCAGGGGACGGTGGACTTCCTGACCGCCCTCGCCTGCATCCAGCTGGAGGGCGGCCTCGACCCCTCGCAGGTGGGACTCGGCGTCCCCGCCTCGCCCAGCGGCGCGGGCAGCGGCTACGTCTCGCCGACCACGGTGAACAACGCCCTGGACTGCCTCGCGCGGGGCACGAACTGCGGGTCCTTCAAGCCGTCGAAGACCTACCCCGGGCTGCGCGGCGCAATGACCTGGTCGACCAACTGGGACGCCAAGGCGGGTAGCGCTTGGTCCGACACGGTGGGTCCGAAGGTCCACGCGCTCCCTTAGGCGGTACGTGTGGGGGTGACCGGTGACCGACCGGCCCGACCGCATTCTGGCCGGTTTCGGATTCTTGACCCGGACATGCCACGAGAGCACGCTGTGCGCGTCCGCACGGCTACCCCCACACTCCCACCCAGGAGAACGCATGCGGCTCCACAACCGTCGGAGGGCCGCCGTCACGGCGGCCCTCCTGGCCCTGGCGCTCGGCGCACCCGCCTACGGGATGAGCGCGACGGCCGCCCCGCCACCCACCCCCTCCACCGCCACCCAGGACGAGTCCGTCGCCCAGTACGAGGTCCGGGGCCCGGCAACGGCGGCCGAACGCACCGCCCTGCTGCGCACCGGCGTCTCGATCGACGAGGTGGACGCCCGCTCCGTCGTCGTCAGCGCGGACCCCGCCCAGGCCAAGCACCTCCGTGCGCTCGGCTACGAGATCACCCCGCTGCCCGGGCCGCCCGACCGCTCGCTGAGCGGCGTGGCCACGGGAGTGAACGACTTCCCGTCCGCCGACTCGAATTACCACAACTACGCCGAGGCGACGGCGGAGATCAACCAGCGCATCGCCCAGTACCCGTCGATCATGAGCAAGCAGGTCATCGGGAAGTCGTACCAGGGCCGGGACATCATCGCGATCAAGATCAGCGACAACGTCGGGACCGACGAGGCCGAGCCCGAAGTGCTCTTCACGCACCACCAGCACGCCCGTGAGCACCTGACCGTGGAAATGGCCCTGTACCTGCTCAAGGAGTTCGGCTCCAAGTACGGCTCCGACGCCCGGGTCACCAACATGGTCAACAGCCGCGAGATCTGGATCGTCCCGGACCTCAACCCCGACGGCGGCGAGTACGACATCGCCTCCGGCTCCTACCGCTCGTGGCGCAAGAACCGGCAGCCCAACTCCGGCTCCTCCTACGTCGGCACGGACCTGAACCGGAACTGGGACTACAAGTGGGGCTGCTGCGGCGGCTCCAGCGGCAGCAAGAGCTCCGAGACCTACCGCGGCACGGCCGGCGAGTCGGCCCCCGAGGTGAAGGTCGTCGCGGACTTCGTCCGCAGCCGCGTGGTCGGCGGCAAGCAGCAGATCAAGGCCGCCATCGACTTCCACACCTACAGCGAGCTCGTGCTGTGGCCGTTCGGGTGGACGTACAACGACACGGCGCCCGGCATGACCGCCGACGACCTCGCCGCGTACAAGAAGATCGGCACCAGCATGGCCACCAGCAACGGCTACACGCCGGAGCAGTCCAGCGACCTGTACATCACCGACGGCACGATCGACGACTGGCTGTGGGGCAACCAGAAGGTCTTCGCCTACACCTTCGAGATGTACCCGAGCGACACGGGCGGCGGGGGCGGCTTCTACCCGCCCGACGAGGTGATCGACCGCGAGACGGCGCGCAACCGGGACGCCGTGCTCCAACTGCTGGAGAACGCGGACTGCATGTACCGCTCGATCGGCAAGGAGGCGCAGTACTGCGCCTAGCCGGCGCGTGACCGGCCGGGCCGGGGCGCCCCACCGCCAGGGGGGCGCCCTTCGCGCGGGAGCTAACCGAGGACCGCCAGCGCGTCGATCTCGACCAGCATCCCGGCGGGCAGACCCACGTAGACCGTGGTCCGGGCGGCCGGGGCCTGCTTGATGCCCTGCTCCTCGAAGTACGCGTCGTAGATCTCGTTCATCTCGGCGAAGTGCCCGGTGTCGGTGAGGTACACGCGGATCATCACCGCGTCCTCCCAGCTCGCGCCGCCCGCCTCCAGCACGGAGCGGACGTTCTCCAGCGTCCGCAGCGTCTGCTCGCGCAGCGACGGGCCCGCGAGGGCGGCCGGCTGCCCCTCCACATGCGGCAGGTAGCCGACCTGGCCCGCGACCTGGAGGATGTTCCCCTTGCGCACGCCGTGCGAGAACCTCGCGGGCGGGGCGTTGTGGGTCTCGGGCGTGACGGCGGTCTTCTCGGTCATGGGGTGCCTTCCTGTAGGGCTCGTACGGTCCCGTACGGCTCGCCGCCGCTGGCGGCGTCGGGAACCGGCCCCCGTTGCCCCGTCGTCAACGGGGATGTTAGACAGCAACAGGCACCACCTGCAACGAACGTCGCGCCCAGCGCGACGCGAGAGGATTCCGCATGGGCAGCGACGCAGTCCGACGGCTCGCCGACGAACCGGTGGACCACCGCTTCAAGGGCCTCCCCCCGGACGCGGAGCGCTCCGCCCTGACCGTGGGCCGGCTCGCGGCCGAGCGCCGCGACCTGTTCACGGGCGGCTTCACCACACCCGTCCTCACCCTCGACGCGGACGCGCTCGCCCACAACCTGGCCGCACTGGAGACGTACGCCCAGCGCCACGGGCTGTCCTTCGCCCCGCACGGCAAGACCTGCATGGCCCCGCAGCTGTTCCGGCGCCAGCTGGAGCACGGCGCCTGGGGCATCACGGCCGCCGTCCCGCACCAGGCCCGCGTCTACCGCGCGTTCGGCATCCAGCGGATCTTCCTCGCCAACGAGCTCGTCGACGCCGCCGCCCTGCACTGGGTCGCCGCGGAACTCGCCGCCGACCCCTCGTTCCGCTTCGTCTGCTACGTCGACTCCGTGCGCGGCGTCCGCCTGATGGACCGGGCCCTCGCGGGCCGGGGCGCCACCGTCGACGTCGTCGTGGAACTCGGCGCCGGGGAGGGTGCCCGCACGGGCGCCCGCACCGAGGACGACTGCCGCGCCGTCGCCGACGCCGTCGCACAGAGCGACACCCTGCGCCTGGTCGGCGTCGCCGGGTACGAGGCGGAGGTGCCCGGGGCCGATCCGGACTCCGTGCACGCCTACCTGCGCCGGCTCACCGGTCTCGCCGTCGAGTTCGACAAGGCGGGCCGCTTCTCGGGGGACACGGAGGAGATCGTCGTCAGCGCGGGCGGCTCGGCCTGGTTCGACGCCGTCGCCGACGTGTTCGCGGAGCTGCCGCAGCTGTCGCGGCCGACGCTGCGGCTCCTGCGCTCGGGCGCGTACGTCTCCCACGACCACGGCTGGTACACCCGCCTAACGCCCTTCAACCGTCACCCCGACGAGGGCGGGCTGCGCCCCGCGTTCCGGCTGTGGACGCAGGTCGTCTCGCGCCCCTCCCCCACCCAGGCCTTCGTCAACGCCGGCAAGCGGGACATCGCCTACGACCTCGGGCTGCCCGGGGCGGAGCTGGTGCGGGACCCGCTCGACGGCACCGAGCGGCCCGCCACCGGGATCCGGGTGGTCAAACTCTCCGACCAGCACGCCTGGCTGGAGACCGACTCGGCCGACGACCTCCAGGTGGGCGACTGGGTGGCGCTGGGCATGTCCCACCCCTGCACCATCTTCGAGAAGTGGCCGCTGATCCCCTTGGTGGAGGCGGACGGCACCGTCACCGACTACGTCCGCACCTTCTTCTAGGCCCGGGGCCCGGCGTGGACCTGGTGGTCCGGGGGGCCCGTGTCGTGGACGGCACGGGCGGCCCCTCGTACACCGCGGACGTCGCCGTCCACGAGGGCCGGATCGAGGCGGTCGGCCGGATCCGGGCGGGCGGCCGGCGCACCCTCGACGCGCACGGCCTGGTGCTGGCCCCCGGCTTCGTGGACATGCACGCCCACAGCGACCTGGCCCTGCTGCGCGATCCGGACCACAGCGCGAAGGCCGCCCAGGGCGTGACCCTGGAGGTCCTCGGCCAGGACGGCATGTCCTACGCGCCCGCCGACGACCGCACCCTGGCCGGGGTCCGGGCGGCGATCGCGGGCTGGAACGGTCCCGGGGACGACGCCGACTTCGGCTGGCGCACCGTCGGCGGGTACCTGGACCGGCTCGACTCCACCGGCATCGCCGTCAACGCCGCCTACCTCGTGCCGCAGGGCACCGTGCGCGCGTACGCGGTCGGCTGGGACGACCGCCCCGCCACCCCCGCCGAGCTCGACCGGATGCGCACGCTCGTCGCCGAGGGCCTTGCCGAGGGCGCCGTCGGCATGTCCTCCGGGCTCACCTACACGCCCGGCATGTACGCCGACGGCGCCGAACTGACCGAGCTGTGCCGGGTGGTGGCCCGGTACGGCGGTTACTACTGCCCGCACCACCGCTCGTACGGGCGCGGCGCCCTGGCGGCCTACGCCGAGATGATCGCCCTGGCCCGCGGAGCGGGCTGCGCCCTGCACCTCGCGCACGCCACCATGAACTTCGCGGAGAACCGGGGCCGGGCGGGGGAACTCCTCGCCCTCCTCGACCGGGCGCTGGCCGAGGGCGCCGACCTCACCCTCGACAGCTACCCGTACACCCCCGGCTGCACCACCCTCGTCGCCCTGCTGCCGAGCTGGGCGGGCGCGGGCGGCCCCGAAGCCGTGCTCGCCCGGCTCCGGGACGACGCCGAGGCCGGGCGGATCCGGCACGCGCTGGAGGTCACCGGCTCCGACGGCTGCCACGGGGTACCGGTGGACTGGGCGGCGGTCGAGGTGTCCGGGGTCGTGGACCCCGCCTTCGGCGCGCACGTCGGCACCCGCCTGCGCGACTGGGAGCAGGCGCGGCGGCTGCTCCTCGGGGACCGGCTGCGGCCCACCGTCCTGCAGCACGTGGGCCACGAGGAGAACGTCCGGGCGATCATGCGCCACCCCGCGCACACCGGCGGTTCCGACGGCATCCTCCAGGGCGCCAAGCCCCACCCGAGGGCGTACGGCACGTTCCCGCACTACCTCGGCCGCTACGTGCGCGAACTGGGCGTGCTGTCGCTGGAGGAGTGCGTGGCGCACCTCGCGGGGCGCCCGGCGGCCCGGCTGCGCCTGCCCGACCGGGGGCAGGTCCGCCCCGGCTACCGCGCCGACCTGGTGCTCTTCGACGGGGACACGGTGGCCGCGGGGTCGACGTACGAGAACCCGCGGGCGCTGCCGACGGGTATCCCGCACGTCCTGATCGACGGCCGCTTCGTGATGCGCGACGGCCGCAGGACGGACGTGCTGGCCGGGCGAGCGGTCCGCAGGACGCCGC
This Streptomyces sp. NBC_00539 DNA region includes the following protein-coding sequences:
- a CDS encoding TadE/TadG family type IV pilus assembly protein; amino-acid sequence: MAVEFVGMVPLILLLVAAVWECVLIGYAFSLAGNAADEAARAGAVHGDAACGTAARRHIGGAWAVEVDCGNAGDIYKATVRLHVPVLFPGLDIGVPITGEGGSPQEQERGGE
- a CDS encoding AAA family ATPase, which gives rise to MSTRILPAAGDPDAARLIATLLGRLPDAEPAGPVTDSTALLDTLARLAAESVDALPEVVLVHERIGPLPALELVREVALRFPAVGVVLLSSDAGPALFSAAMDSGARGLIGLPVTYEELAARVQAAAQWSAGVRRHLGGGQQQPSGPGGRVVTVAGAKGGVGTTFTAVQFALAAAASGRRTALMDLDLQAGDVGSYLDVQFRRSVADLAGIQDISPRVLQDAVYDDRTGLALLLAPGDGERGEEVDERAARLVIAALRARYELVVIDCGTQVTGANAAAVELAEVAVLVTTPDVVAVRAAKRLVRMWERLQVRKAEDTVMVVNRWSRHTEIQPALIEKITGTRVTRTPVPAAFKELQAVVDAGRVQDLDNRSTVKQALWKLAGELGLLSAPATTTAEPPSAELAVRAAAGPLARLRRGREG
- the cpaB gene encoding Flp pilus assembly protein CpaB, with product MNSRQRRGVILLLLSVLCALAAFAGVLVVIGDVNSKVGSEVVAYRVKGDIAPYSPLGAGQFEEVKVPKRWLSETAVTDLGALKGKIALTTLKKGSLLQEDMFVDKPQLQPGEQEIAIMIDAATGVAGKITSGAKVNIIATFKGAKDTDPSRSVIIVANARVLNVGKLTPLDKDSDKKGPAEAVPITFALNTKDTQRVAYAESFAEHVRLALVAPGTESAPGPGDRTYTLDGDK
- a CDS encoding chitinase, which encodes MNRIRSLALPLAATLAAGALTAAGAGTAQAADVNVARNGGFESGLADWSCSGGSGAAVTSPVFSGSGALRATPAGQDEARCSQTVTVKPNSTYTLSAQVQGSYVYLGATGTGTQDVSTWTPGSGGGWQKLSTTFSTGPNTTKVTVWTHGWYGQPAYVADEFSVFGPDGGGGTDPGPSVPGAPSAPAVSGQSASALTLSWNAVGGASGYHVYQDGVRVRTVTASPVQLTGLAAATSYSFQVSAYNAAGEGPRSAAVTGTTTGGGNPNPNPAVPKHALTGYWQNFNNGATVQKISDVSAQYDIIAVSFADATTTPGAISFTLDSAGLGGYTPAQFKADVAAKKAAGKSVVLSIGGEKGTISVGDSASANNLANSAYALMQEYGFSGIDIDLENGLNPTYMTQALRSLSAKAGSSFVLTMAPQTIDMQSTAGGYFKTALNVKDILTVVNMQYYNSGSMNGCDGKVYSQGTVDFLTALACIQLEGGLDPSQVGLGVPASPSGAGSGYVSPTTVNNALDCLARGTNCGSFKPSKTYPGLRGAMTWSTNWDAKAGSAWSDTVGPKVHALP
- a CDS encoding M14 family metallopeptidase — encoded protein: MRLHNRRRAAVTAALLALALGAPAYGMSATAAPPPTPSTATQDESVAQYEVRGPATAAERTALLRTGVSIDEVDARSVVVSADPAQAKHLRALGYEITPLPGPPDRSLSGVATGVNDFPSADSNYHNYAEATAEINQRIAQYPSIMSKQVIGKSYQGRDIIAIKISDNVGTDEAEPEVLFTHHQHAREHLTVEMALYLLKEFGSKYGSDARVTNMVNSREIWIVPDLNPDGGEYDIASGSYRSWRKNRQPNSGSSYVGTDLNRNWDYKWGCCGGSSGSKSSETYRGTAGESAPEVKVVADFVRSRVVGGKQQIKAAIDFHTYSELVLWPFGWTYNDTAPGMTADDLAAYKKIGTSMATSNGYTPEQSSDLYITDGTIDDWLWGNQKVFAYTFEMYPSDTGGGGGFYPPDEVIDRETARNRDAVLQLLENADCMYRSIGKEAQYCA
- a CDS encoding RidA family protein, which codes for MTEKTAVTPETHNAPPARFSHGVRKGNILQVAGQVGYLPHVEGQPAALAGPSLREQTLRTLENVRSVLEAGGASWEDAVMIRVYLTDTGHFAEMNEIYDAYFEEQGIKQAPAARTTVYVGLPAGMLVEIDALAVLG
- a CDS encoding amino acid deaminase; this translates as MGSDAVRRLADEPVDHRFKGLPPDAERSALTVGRLAAERRDLFTGGFTTPVLTLDADALAHNLAALETYAQRHGLSFAPHGKTCMAPQLFRRQLEHGAWGITAAVPHQARVYRAFGIQRIFLANELVDAAALHWVAAELAADPSFRFVCYVDSVRGVRLMDRALAGRGATVDVVVELGAGEGARTGARTEDDCRAVADAVAQSDTLRLVGVAGYEAEVPGADPDSVHAYLRRLTGLAVEFDKAGRFSGDTEEIVVSAGGSAWFDAVADVFAELPQLSRPTLRLLRSGAYVSHDHGWYTRLTPFNRHPDEGGLRPAFRLWTQVVSRPSPTQAFVNAGKRDIAYDLGLPGAELVRDPLDGTERPATGIRVVKLSDQHAWLETDSADDLQVGDWVALGMSHPCTIFEKWPLIPLVEADGTVTDYVRTFF
- a CDS encoding N-acyl-D-amino-acid deacylase family protein gives rise to the protein MDLVVRGARVVDGTGGPSYTADVAVHEGRIEAVGRIRAGGRRTLDAHGLVLAPGFVDMHAHSDLALLRDPDHSAKAAQGVTLEVLGQDGMSYAPADDRTLAGVRAAIAGWNGPGDDADFGWRTVGGYLDRLDSTGIAVNAAYLVPQGTVRAYAVGWDDRPATPAELDRMRTLVAEGLAEGAVGMSSGLTYTPGMYADGAELTELCRVVARYGGYYCPHHRSYGRGALAAYAEMIALARGAGCALHLAHATMNFAENRGRAGELLALLDRALAEGADLTLDSYPYTPGCTTLVALLPSWAGAGGPEAVLARLRDDAEAGRIRHALEVTGSDGCHGVPVDWAAVEVSGVVDPAFGAHVGTRLRDWEQARRLLLGDRLRPTVLQHVGHEENVRAIMRHPAHTGGSDGILQGAKPHPRAYGTFPHYLGRYVRELGVLSLEECVAHLAGRPAARLRLPDRGQVRPGYRADLVLFDGDTVAAGSTYENPRALPTGIPHVLIDGRFVMRDGRRTDVLAGRAVRRTPPRG